One uncultured Caproiciproducens sp. DNA segment encodes these proteins:
- the mmsA gene encoding multiple monosaccharide ABC transporter ATP-binding protein, protein MSDVLLEMKHITKEFSGIKALNDVNLTVKRGEVHALCGENGAGKSTLMNVLSGVYPYGEYSGEIIYNGEECKFRDIRDSERKGIVIIHQELALSPYLTIAENIFIGNEVTSVRGMIDWGKTQQKAIEILKKVGLENESVNTIISSLGVGKQQLVEIAKALAKKVELLILDEPTASLNDEDSKKLLDIILGLKEHGITCIMISHKLNELSAIADTITVIRDGKTIETMDKNTDEITEDRIIKDMVGRELTNRYPPRESHIGDTAFEVTNWNVFHPDDPDRQIIKDVSFHVSKGEVVGFAGLMGAGRTELAMSIFGRAYGTKISGEIYKDGKEIKIPSIKDAINNGIAYVSEDRKTYGLVLINDIKWNMTLASLESRFSKNNFINKSEEILQAESYREKINIKANSIEQNVGSLSGGNQQKVVLAKWMLSEPDVLILDEPTRGIDVGAKYEIYSIINKLADEGKAVVFISSEMPELLGVCDRIYVINDGQIAGELQKNELSQELIMKTIMKHNGREKK, encoded by the coding sequence CAAGGCCCTGAATGATGTGAATTTAACGGTAAAGCGCGGCGAAGTTCACGCGCTGTGCGGCGAAAACGGCGCTGGCAAATCAACTTTGATGAACGTTCTTTCCGGGGTTTATCCGTACGGTGAATACTCGGGAGAAATTATATACAATGGCGAGGAATGCAAATTCCGCGATATCCGCGACAGCGAGCGAAAAGGCATCGTGATTATTCATCAGGAGCTTGCACTCAGTCCGTACCTCACCATTGCAGAAAACATATTTATAGGGAACGAAGTCACATCCGTGCGCGGTATGATCGACTGGGGTAAAACGCAGCAGAAAGCAATTGAAATATTGAAAAAAGTCGGCCTTGAAAATGAAAGCGTAAATACAATTATCAGTTCGCTGGGTGTCGGTAAGCAGCAGCTTGTTGAAATTGCAAAAGCCCTTGCGAAAAAAGTGGAGCTGCTGATTTTAGATGAACCGACAGCCTCACTGAATGATGAAGACAGCAAAAAATTGCTCGACATCATCCTTGGCTTGAAGGAGCACGGAATCACCTGTATCATGATTTCGCACAAGCTGAATGAACTCAGTGCCATAGCGGATACAATCACGGTGATCCGCGACGGCAAAACGATTGAAACAATGGACAAAAATACCGACGAAATTACAGAAGACCGGATTATTAAAGATATGGTTGGCCGTGAACTGACCAACCGGTATCCTCCAAGGGAAAGTCACATCGGCGACACTGCTTTCGAGGTGACAAACTGGAATGTCTTTCATCCGGACGATCCCGACCGTCAGATCATTAAAGATGTTTCCTTTCACGTCTCTAAAGGAGAAGTGGTCGGTTTCGCCGGCCTGATGGGTGCAGGGCGAACAGAATTAGCCATGAGTATATTCGGCAGGGCTTATGGAACTAAAATTTCCGGAGAAATTTATAAAGACGGCAAGGAAATAAAGATTCCCTCCATTAAAGACGCGATCAACAATGGAATCGCCTATGTGTCTGAGGACCGGAAAACCTACGGGCTGGTTCTGATCAACGATATTAAGTGGAATATGACCCTTGCAAGTCTTGAATCCCGCTTTTCAAAGAACAACTTTATTAATAAAAGCGAGGAAATTCTGCAGGCTGAAAGTTACCGAGAAAAAATCAATATTAAAGCAAATTCCATAGAGCAAAATGTAGGTTCCCTTTCGGGAGGAAATCAGCAGAAGGTAGTTCTTGCCAAATGGATGCTTTCCGAGCCGGATGTGCTCATCCTTGACGAACCCACGCGCGGCATAGATGTCGGCGCGAAATATGAAATATACAGTATTATCAACAAACTTGCGGATGAAGGGAAAGCCGTTGTTTTTATTTCTTCTGAAATGCCGGAACTTTTGGGTGTCTGCGACCGGATATATGTAATTAATGATGGACAAATCGCGGGTGAACTGCAAAAGAATGAGCTTTCTCAGGAACTGATTATGAAAACCATTATGAAGCATAACGGAAGGGAGAAGAAGTAA